TCGATACTGATCTCTTGTCCAAAGGTCGCATAAGTCGGGATTGGCAAGCGGCGCTCGCTACGCTTACGATTGCTTCGAATAACGACAGGGCGGCAATCGAATGCTGCCTGCCGGAAGACAAGCGCGGGCACCCGCGCGCAAAAAGGGACTGGCTTGGAGGATGGGATGCCTTTTCTCGGCTGCGGGAAGGTTTGGCCGTTGGTGCGCAGCGCCTGTGCTCGGCGCCGTCATGCTGTTCGGCGTGAATGACGCGGCCCTGGCTCAGGACAATCTTCAGGTCCGGATCGGCTACATCACCCAACAGCTGCCAGAGCCCCTCCCTCTGTCGCTCGCCGTGCCGGTCCTCACGGACAACGGCGTCATGGGCGCCCGCGTCGGCCGGGAGGACAACGCGACGACCGGCCGGTTCCTCAAGCAGGATTACGAGCTCGTCGAGATCGTCGTGCCCGAGAACGGCGATGTCCGGCAGGCGTTCGCGGACGCGCTCGGCCAGGGCATCGCGCTTTTCGCCGTCGACCTGCCGGCCGATTCCCTGCTGACGCTGGCGGGCGAGCCCGAGGCGGCGGGCGCGCTTCTCTTCAACGTCCGCGCCGAGGACGATCGGCTGCGCGCCGAAACCTGCCTGCCCAACGTCTTCCACACGGCCCCGTCGCGCGCCATGAAGGCCGACGCCTTGGCCCAGTACCTCGTCTGGAAGCGCTGGACCCGATGGTTTCTCCTGACCGGCACGCGGCCCGAGGACGTCGCGTTCGCGGACGCCATGCGCCGCGCGGCCGAGCGCTTCGGCGCCGAGATCGTCGAGGACCGGCCCTACACCTACGAGGCCGGATCGCGGCGGACCGACACCGGTCACGTCCAGGTCCAGAGCCAGATGCCGGTCGCGACGCAGAACGCCGCGGAGCACGACGTCCTGGTCGTCGCCGACGAAAACGAGGTGTTCGGCGAGTACGTGCCGTACCGGACGTGGGACGCGCGGCCGGTCGTCGGGACGCAGGGCCTGTTTCCGGCGACCTGGAACCGCAACCACGAGCAGTGGGGCGGCACGCAGATGCAAAGCCGCTTCGAGAGCTTCGCCAAGCGCGCCATGACCGAGCGCGACTACAATGCCTGGATCGCCGTCCGCGCCATCGGCGAAGCGGTCACGCGGACGAGTTCGGCCGACCCGAAGGCGCTCAAGGCCTTCCTGCTCGGCGACCAGTTCGGCCTCGGCGCCTTCAAGGGCCAGGCGCTCACCTTCCGGCGCTGGAACCACCAGATCCGCGAGCCGATCCTCCTCACGACCGCACGCAGCCTCGTCTCGGTCTCCCCCCAGGACGGGTTCCTGCACCAGCGCACGCCCCTCGACACGCTGGGCTACGACGAACCGGATTCGACCTGCCGTCTCGACTGATCCTCCAGGCGCTGCATTAAGGACGACGATATGAAGATCATCGCCACCCTCCCTGTGCTGACCGCCTGCGCGCTCGGCGCCACGGCCAGCCACGCCCAGACCGTCTATGTCTCGAACGAGCGCGGCAACAACATCAGCATCATCGATGCGTCGACCAACGAGGTCATCGAGACGGTGCCCGTGGGCAACCGGCCGCGCGGCATCCAGCTCAGCCCGGACGGAGCCTTCCTCTATATCTGCGCTTCCGACGACGACACGATCCAGATCATGGACACGGCCACGAACAAGATCGTGGGCGACCTGCCCTCGGGGCCCGATCCGGAACTGCTCGCCCTGTCGCCGGACGGCAGCCGCATCTACGCGGCGAACGAGGACGACAACATGGTCACGGTCATCGACGCGAAGACGCGCCAGATGGTCACCGAGGTGCAGGTCGGCGTCGAGCCCGAGGGCATGGCGGTCAGCCACGACGGCGGGACCATCATCAACACGTCCGAAACCACCAACATGGCGCATTTCATCGACGCCGAGAGCCACGAGATCACGGACAACGTCCTGGTCGACGCGCGGCCGCGCTTCGCCCAGTTCACGGCGGACGATTCCGAGCTCTGGGTCAGCGCGGAGATCGGCGGCACCGTGTCGGTGATCGACAACGCCACCAAGCAGATCAAGCAGAAGATCACCTTCGAGATCCCGGGCGTTCCCTCCGAGGCGGTCCAGCCGGTCGGCTTGCGCATCCTCTCGGACGGCAGCAAGGTCTATGTCGCCCTGGGGCCGGCCAACCGCATCGCCGTGGTCGATGCCAAGACCTATGAGGTCCTGGACTACCTCCTGGTCGGCCAGCGCGTTTGGCAGCTCGCCTTCTCGCCGGACGAGAGCAAGCTCTACACGACCAACGGCGTCAGCAACGACGTCTCGGTGATCGACACCGCCTCGGACGAGGTCACCGCGACGATACCGGTCGACAGCTATCCCTGGGGCGTTGACGTCAAGGGCTGAGCGCACCGACGCGGAACGATCACGAACACGCTAGAGCCGGGGAGGCAAACCATCGTGCGCACTGCTCTTTTCTTCACCGCCGCCGCCATGCTCATGGCCGGCACGATCGGCTCCGCCAACGCCGCGGGCGACCTGACCGTGCGCGCCACGGAGCTCGAGGAGCTGGTCTTCGGCACCGACGAGAACACCGGCTTCGGCATGTCCGAGACCGAGTACGACGTCGAGACCGGCAAGCCCTATCGCCTCGAGATCGCGGCCGGCGGCTTCCACGAGTTCGCCATCATGATGCCCGAGCTCATGAACGCGTCCTATGTCGTGGGCCTGGAGGTCGACGAGATCGAGCTCAAGGTCGGCAATCTCTACGAGATCGGGCTTGAGGAAGGCGGCGAAATCGAGCTTACTTTCGTTCCGATCCGTCCCGGAAGCTACAAGATCTACGCCCGGGACATGGAGAACCGCGGCATGGTCGCCACGGTGAACGTCAAGTAACTCGAGGGGGCCTCCCTTGAACCGAATGATGATCCGCTGCGTGGCGGCGGGGGTGCTGGCGGCAGCCGGCGCCTTCGCGCCATCGACGGCCGGGGCGCAGGCGCCGGGCCAGCCGCCGCCCGACTGGCCATGCGTGCAACGCTTCGTGCCGAGCATCTCGGCCTTCCAGATCTGGCCGGGCGAGCCGCTGCACGACACGGGCAACCAGTGGCGGGAGAACCGGGCGGTCAGCAATCTCTCCCGCGAGCTCGCCGCGCGGCGGGTGTCGGTCGATCAGGCGAAGACGCTGATCGGCGACTTCGCGGCGGCGCGCAGCGAGGCGACGCGGTCGCAGGAGCTCGAATTGCTGTTCCAGGGGATGCTTGCGTCCATCAACCGCGAGCGCAACGAGATCATCAGCGGCATCGGCCGTTTCACCCGTGGTCAGCGCGCTCTCGGAGACGAGATCGCCAAGGCCGGCGCCGACATGCGCGCCCTGCCGAGCGAGGACGTCGAGGGACGCCAGCAACTCGACGAGCAGCGGGCGTGGGGCGTGCGCCTGTTCGACGAGCGCGAGAGCGTCATGGGCTATCTGTGCGAGCAGCCGGTCATCCTGGAGCAGCGCGCCTTCGCCCTCGCCCGCGCCATTTCGGCCGCGATGGCGCCGGCCCAGAACTGAGCCGCCCGTCCGGGCGCGTCGAGGGCGTTCGCCCTTCGTCTAAGACCATCCGGCCAAAGTGCCGGCCGCCATGCCTTGCCAAGGCTGGAGCGGTTCAGCACTCTGCCGCTATCAACGCTAACGGCCGGTTTGAGGGGGTCTGGACCCATGGAAGTACGTGCTGCGGTTGCCCACAAGGCAGGAGCCCCGCTGACGATCGAGACGGTCGAGCTCGACGGCCCGCGCGCCGGCGAGGTCCTGATCGAGGTCAAGGCCACCGGCATCTGCCACACCGACGCGTTCACCTTGTCGGGCGAGGACCCCGAGGGCCTGTTCCCCGCCATTCTCGGGCATGAGGGGGCGGGCATCGTCGTCGATGTCGGGCCGGGCGTGACCAGCGTGAAGAAGGGCGATCACGTCATCCCCCTCTACACGCCGGAATGCCGCAACTGCAAAAGCTGCCTGCACCCGAAGACCAATCTCTGCACGGCGATCCGCGCGACCCAGGGCAAGGGCCTCATGCCGGACGGCACGTCGCGCTTCAAGATCGGCGGCGAGCAGGTCTTCCACTACATGGGCTGCTCGACCTTCGCGAACTACACCGTGCTGCCCGAGATCGCCGTCGCCAAGGTCCGCGAGGACGCGCCCTTCGACAAGATCTGCTATATCGGCTGCGGCGTGACCACCGGCGTCGGCGCGGTCGTCTACACCGCCAAGGTCGAGCCCGGCTCGAACGTCGTCGTCTTCGGTCTCGGCGGCATCGGCCTCAACGTGATCCAGGGCGCCAAGATGGTCGGCGCCGACAAGATCATCGGCGTCGATCTCAACCCGGCGCGCAAGGCGATGGCCGAGAAGTTCGGCATGACGCATTTCGTCAATCCGAAGGAGGTCGAGGGCGACATCGTCCCCCATCTCGTCGAGCTGACCGGCGGCGGCGCGGACTACAGCTTCGAGTGCATCGGCAACGTCAAGACCATGCGCCAGGCCCTGGAATGCTGCCATCGCGGCTGGGGCAAGTCGGTCGTCATCGGCGTCGCCGGCGCGGGCCAGGAGATCAGCACCCGCCCGTTCCAGCTCGTCACCGGCCGCGTCTGGGCCGGCAGCGCCTTCGGCGGCGCGAGGGGCCGGACCGACGTGCCGAAGATCGTCGACTGGTACATGGAGGGCAAGATCAACATCGACGACCTGATCACCCACACCATGCCGCTCGACAAGATCAACGAGGCCTTCGACCTGATGCACGAGGGCAAGTCGATCCGCAGCGTGGTGATCTACTGATCATGGAGACGGTCTCGACCACCAAGTCGTTCGGCGGCACCAACGGCGTCTACCGCCACGCCGCCGAGACCACCGGCTGCGACATGACCTTCGCGGTCTACACGCCGCCGGGCAAGGGCCCATTCCCGGTGCTGTACTATCTGTCCGGCCTGACCTGCACCCATGCCAACGTCATGGAGAAGGGCGGCGCCCAAGGCCACGCCTCGAAGCACGGCGTCGTCCTCGTGATGCCGGACACGAGCCCGCGCGGCGTCAACCTGCCGGGCGAGGACGACGCCTACGATTTCGGCTCGGGCGCCGGGTTCTACGTCAACGCCACCAGGGCGCCGTGGTCGAAGCACTACCGGATGTACGACTACGTCACCTCGGAACTGCCGGCGCTGATCGAGAAGGAGTTCCCGGTCGATCCCGAGCGGATGGGCGTGTTCGGCCACTCGATGGGCGGCCACGGGGCCCTGATCACCGCCTTCAAGAACCCGCATCGCTACAAGTCCGTGTCGGCCTTCGCGCCGATCGTGGCGCCGACCCGGGTGCCGTGGGGCCACAAGGCCTTCGCCGGCTATCTCGGCGACGAGGACAAGGAGGCCTGGCGCGCCTGGGACGCGACCGAGCTGCTGCCGGGCTCGGGCTGGTCGTCGCCGATCCTGATAGACCAGGGCACCTCCGACAATTTTCTGAAGGAGCAGCTCCGTCCGGAGCTGTTCGAGGAGGTGGCGAAGACGGTCGATGTGCCGCTGACCCTGCGGCTGCAGGACGGCTATGATCACAGCTACTATTTCATCTCGACCTTCATGGGCGATCACATCGACCATCATGCTGCTCTGCTCAAAGCGTAATCGGCAATCCCGCGCCCGGCGGCGGCCGGTGCTCTCGGCTGCGCTCGCGATCGGCATGATCGCGACGACGCCCGGCCATGCCGACCAGGCGGTCATGGACGCCTTGTTCGAGCGCGACCACATGCGCACGGTCGAGACGCCGACGACCGTCGTCTACGACTTCGTGTCGGGCGGCGAGGCCGTGAAGGGCGAGACCAGGCGCGACGAGATCGTCATGGACGTCACGGCGATCCGTGAGGATGGCGCGCGCGACGTGCACATGACGCTCTTTCCCGGCGCGGGCGACAAGAAGCAGGAGATCCCGGGCGCGCCGAACGGCGTGCACAGCAACCCCGTGCTGTGGCTCCTGCTCAAGCGCGACACGGAGGCGCTGCAATTCTTCACGGGCGGCGCCGCGTCCTACTTCCAGGCGCAGATCCGCGCGGCCTTCGAGGGCGAAAGCCGAGCCGAGCCAGTCACGATCGAGCTGGACGGGCGGCAGGTCGAGGCCGCGCGCATCCGCTTCCAGCCATTCGTCCACGACGAGGCGCACGCCAAGGATCTGCGCAACTTCAAGGACAAGACCTACGAGATCGTCCTGTCGGACGCGGTGCCGGGCGGCCTGTACCGATGGCACGCGACCACGCCCGGCGGTTCCGATGAGAGCCCGCCGCTGCTCGAGGAAACCGTGACCTATCGGGAGAGCCGGTCATGACGCGCCTGCTTGCGCTTGCCCTTGGCGCCAGCCTGATGCTGGCCCCCGGTTATGGAGCGATCGCCCAGGACGCGCCTCCCGGCCAGGATGACTACCCGACCGCCGAGATCGCCGACTACGTGTTCGCGTGCATGGCGGTCAACGGGCAGAACCGGATGGCGCTCGAGCGCTGCTCCTGCAGCATCGACATCGTCCGCTCCATCGTGCCCTGGCCGCGCTACCAGCAGGCCGAGACGATCCTCAGCATGCGCCAGATATCGGGCGGCGGCGAGCGGATGACGCTGTTCCGCACGACCGCCTGGGCACGCGCGGCGGTCCAGGATCTGCGCCGGGCGCAGATGGAGGCCGAGGTCCGCTGCTTCTAGTCCCGCCGCGCTGCTCGCGGCAGGGGCGGAAGGCGCTTCTTCACCGGCGTGGACTGCACGATCGAGCTGTTGGTCATCGCGTAGGGAATGAGCCGGTCGATCACGGCTTCGAGGTCGGCGACCGACGCCACCTGCACGCGCGCGATGAAGCAGTCGTCGCCGGTGACCCGGTCGCATTCGACGACATCGTCGATCTGCTGCAGCAGGTCGGCGACACGGTGTAATTGCCCCGGCACCGGGCGAAC
Above is a genomic segment from Geminicoccaceae bacterium SCSIO 64248 containing:
- a CDS encoding ABC transporter substrate-binding protein, with translation MLGAVMLFGVNDAALAQDNLQVRIGYITQQLPEPLPLSLAVPVLTDNGVMGARVGREDNATTGRFLKQDYELVEIVVPENGDVRQAFADALGQGIALFAVDLPADSLLTLAGEPEAAGALLFNVRAEDDRLRAETCLPNVFHTAPSRAMKADALAQYLVWKRWTRWFLLTGTRPEDVAFADAMRRAAERFGAEIVEDRPYTYEAGSRRTDTGHVQVQSQMPVATQNAAEHDVLVVADENEVFGEYVPYRTWDARPVVGTQGLFPATWNRNHEQWGGTQMQSRFESFAKRAMTERDYNAWIAVRAIGEAVTRTSSADPKALKAFLLGDQFGLGAFKGQALTFRRWNHQIREPILLTTARSLVSVSPQDGFLHQRTPLDTLGYDEPDSTCRLD
- a CDS encoding PQQ-dependent catabolism-associated beta-propeller protein, whose translation is MKIIATLPVLTACALGATASHAQTVYVSNERGNNISIIDASTNEVIETVPVGNRPRGIQLSPDGAFLYICASDDDTIQIMDTATNKIVGDLPSGPDPELLALSPDGSRIYAANEDDNMVTVIDAKTRQMVTEVQVGVEPEGMAVSHDGGTIINTSETTNMAHFIDAESHEITDNVLVDARPRFAQFTADDSELWVSAEIGGTVSVIDNATKQIKQKITFEIPGVPSEAVQPVGLRILSDGSKVYVALGPANRIAVVDAKTYEVLDYLLVGQRVWQLAFSPDESKLYTTNGVSNDVSVIDTASDEVTATIPVDSYPWGVDVKG
- a CDS encoding S-(hydroxymethyl)glutathione dehydrogenase/class III alcohol dehydrogenase, whose protein sequence is MEVRAAVAHKAGAPLTIETVELDGPRAGEVLIEVKATGICHTDAFTLSGEDPEGLFPAILGHEGAGIVVDVGPGVTSVKKGDHVIPLYTPECRNCKSCLHPKTNLCTAIRATQGKGLMPDGTSRFKIGGEQVFHYMGCSTFANYTVLPEIAVAKVREDAPFDKICYIGCGVTTGVGAVVYTAKVEPGSNVVVFGLGGIGLNVIQGAKMVGADKIIGVDLNPARKAMAEKFGMTHFVNPKEVEGDIVPHLVELTGGGADYSFECIGNVKTMRQALECCHRGWGKSVVIGVAGAGQEISTRPFQLVTGRVWAGSAFGGARGRTDVPKIVDWYMEGKINIDDLITHTMPLDKINEAFDLMHEGKSIRSVVIY
- the fghA gene encoding S-formylglutathione hydrolase, with translation METVSTTKSFGGTNGVYRHAAETTGCDMTFAVYTPPGKGPFPVLYYLSGLTCTHANVMEKGGAQGHASKHGVVLVMPDTSPRGVNLPGEDDAYDFGSGAGFYVNATRAPWSKHYRMYDYVTSELPALIEKEFPVDPERMGVFGHSMGGHGALITAFKNPHRYKSVSAFAPIVAPTRVPWGHKAFAGYLGDEDKEAWRAWDATELLPGSGWSSPILIDQGTSDNFLKEQLRPELFEEVAKTVDVPLTLRLQDGYDHSYYFISTFMGDHIDHHAALLKA
- a CDS encoding Lrp/AsnC family transcriptional regulator, which produces MKRLRPGNGGLDTVDTSLLQALARDARTTTADLARAVGLSAPSVAERMRRLEDAGVIAGYGVDVNPKALGYGIAAYVRVRPVPGQLHRVADLLQQIDDVVECDRVTGDDCFIARVQVASVADLEAVIDRLIPYAMTNSSIVQSTPVKKRLPPLPRAARRD